The DNA segment CACACGAGGAAGTACCGCGGCCCGATGAGCACGAGGGGGCGGTCGAGGTAGGTCGCTGCGAGGGCGGCCGGATCGCCGAGTTCGGTCAGGGCCGCACGCTCGGCGGCGTCGGGAGCGATGCCGGACGCCTCGAGGGCATCGATCGCATCACCGAGGCGTTCGCGCAGCTCGCGGCCGAACTCGGCGCGCTCGGATTCGGGGATGCTGCGTGCCGCCGCCAGGATGTACCTGTCGGTCAGCGTGGTCGTGGTGGTCATCGTTCGTCTCCATCCGTTCCGCCGGTCAGGCGCGCGAGCGCCGCGTCGAGCTCGCGCCAATCCGCGGCGAGGACCTTCGCGAGCGCGTCGCCCGCGGGGCTGGTGCGGTAGAACTTGCGAGGCCGCGCCTCGTCGGTGTTCCACTCGCTCGTGAGCAGCCCCTGCTTCTCGAGGCGGCGCAGGAGCGGGTACAGGGTGTTGGCGTCGACCGCGAGGCCGTTCCGGCCGAGCGATTCGAGCAGGGAGTACCCGTAGTCGGGTCGGCGCAGCATCGCGAGGCAGCCCAGTACGACGGTGCCGCGCCGCAGTTCCTGCAGGTGGCCGGCGGTCGTGTCATCCAGACTCATGCCACGCACTGTACTGTGTGTCGCACACTATTGCAACAGATGCAGAGAAGTGTCGGATGCCAGGGCGCGCGAGCCCAGCGCCAGCTACTGCTCCGCGTGCGCCTCGAGGAACGCGTACACCTCGGCGTCGTCGACGCCGGGGAACGTTCCCGACGGCAACGGCGAGAGCACGTGCGCGTGCAGCCGCGCGCTCGGCCAGGCCTGCCCGGCCCAGC comes from the Agromyces marinus genome and includes:
- a CDS encoding PadR family transcriptional regulator, yielding MSLDDTTAGHLQELRRGTVVLGCLAMLRRPDYGYSLLESLGRNGLAVDANTLYPLLRRLEKQGLLTSEWNTDEARPRKFYRTSPAGDALAKVLAADWRELDAALARLTGGTDGDER